In Longimicrobium sp., the sequence ATGGCCGCCCGCGCAAGGGGCTCATCTGGCACTTCCAGGGATCGGGCAAGTCGCTGCTGATGGTGTTCGCCGCGCAAAAGCTCCGTCTTCAGCCGGAGCTGGGGAACCCGGCCGTGCTGATCGTGGTGGACCGCGTAGACCTGGACGCGCAGATCAGCTCCACCTTTCACGCCTCCGACGTCCCCAACCTGGTCAAGGCCGAGACCCGCGCCGACCTGCAGAAGCTGCTGCAGCAGGACACCCGCAAGATCATCATCACCACCATCTTCAAGTTCGGCGAAGCGGGCGGCGTGCTCAACGAGAGCGGCAACATCGTGGCGCTGGTAGACGAGGCGCACCGTACCCAGGAGGGCGACCTGGGGATGAAGATGCGCGCCGCCCTGCCCAACGCCTTCCTCTTCGGCCTTACGGGCACGCCCATCAACCGCCGCGACCGGAACACCTTCTACGCGTTCGGCGCGGAAGAAGACGAGCGCGGGTACATGAGCCGCTACGGGTTCGAGGAATCCATCCGCGACGGCGCCACGCTCAAGCTGCACTTCGAGCCGCGGCTGGTAGACCTGCACATCGACAAGGCGGCGATCGACGAGGCCTACGGGGAGCTCACCGGCAGCCTGACGGACCTGGACCGCGACAACCTGGCCAAGACGGCCTCGCGGATGGCCGTGCTGGTGAAGGTGCCCGAGCGGGTGCAGGCCATCTGCGCCGACATCGCCGCGCACTTCCAGGAGAAGGTGGCGCCGAACGGGTTCAAGGGGATGATCGTCACCTTCGACCAGGAGTGCTGCCTGCTCTACAAGGCGGCGCTCGACCAGCTGCTGCCGGCCGAGGCCACCGAGGTGGTGATCAGCGCCACGGGGGATCCACGCTTTCGCCCGTACGACCGCAGCCGCGACGAAGAAGAGAAGCTCCTGGACCGCTTCCGTGATCCCAGCGACTCCCTGCAACTGCTGATCGTCACCGCCAAGCTGCTCACCGGCTTCGACGCGCCGATCCTCCAGGCCATGTACCTGGACAAGCCCCTGCGCGATCATACCCTGCTCCAGGCCATCTGCCGCACCAACCGCGGCTACGGCGAGCACAAGACGCACGGCCTGATCGTGGACTACCTGGGCGTGTTCGACGACGTGGCCACGGCGCTGCAGTTCGATGAAAAGGGCGTTCGCGAGGTCGTGAGCAACGTCGCGGCCCTCAAGGAAAAGCTGCCGGAGGCGCTCAAGCGCTGCCTGGACTTCTTTCCCGGCGTGGACCGCGGCCAGACCGGCTACGAGGGGCTGATGGCGGCGCAGGAGTGCCTGCCGGACAACGACACCCGCGACAGCTTCGCCGGAGCGTACAGCGTGCTGGGCCGCCTGTGGGAGGCCATCTCGCCAGACCCCGTTCTCCTGCAGTACGAGGCGGACTACCGC encodes:
- a CDS encoding HsdR family type I site-specific deoxyribonuclease, which translates into the protein MNGFTEGNTVENLIRDLLCGGETKRTAAGPGLARKGGSLAGLGWHYLAPGNIPRQPHEVFVEPWVTEALARLNPEIAAVPDRADEVLYRLRAIVLAVRSDGLIKANEEMTAWLRGDKSMPFGQNHEHTTVKLIDFENPENNHYVVTSQFTFRAGSAERRADLVLLVNGIPLVVIEAKTPVRKAVSWLDGAVQVHENYENHVPELFVANVLSVATEGKELKYGSVRMPVELWGPWREDEGAAPGTLRSVEAAVNGLLRPETLLDILAHFTLFATDKRNRRIKVVARYQQYQAANLIVQRVLDGRPRKGLIWHFQGSGKSLLMVFAAQKLRLQPELGNPAVLIVVDRVDLDAQISSTFHASDVPNLVKAETRADLQKLLQQDTRKIIITTIFKFGEAGGVLNESGNIVALVDEAHRTQEGDLGMKMRAALPNAFLFGLTGTPINRRDRNTFYAFGAEEDERGYMSRYGFEESIRDGATLKLHFEPRLVDLHIDKAAIDEAYGELTGSLTDLDRDNLAKTASRMAVLVKVPERVQAICADIAAHFQEKVAPNGFKGMIVTFDQECCLLYKAALDQLLPAEATEVVISATGDPRFRPYDRSRDEEEKLLDRFRDPSDSLQLLIVTAKLLTGFDAPILQAMYLDKPLRDHTLLQAICRTNRGYGEHKTHGLIVDYLGVFDDVATALQFDEKGVREVVSNVAALKEKLPEALKRCLDFFPGVDRGQTGYEGLMAAQECLPDNDTRDSFAGAYSVLGRLWEAISPDPVLLQYEADYRWLSQVYQSVQPSSATGRLVWHALGAKTIELIHQNVHVDAVRDDLETLVLDADL